The following are encoded in a window of Arthrobacter sp. NicSoilB4 genomic DNA:
- a CDS encoding MaoC family dehydratase N-terminal domain-containing protein, with translation MTINPDLQGRSYPAAEVYDVGREKIREFARAVKATHPAHFDVEAAAALGHSDVVAPPTFAIIVAQRADAQLIEDPDSGIDFSRVVHADQRFIHHRPIVAGDRLVAELHVDGVRAMGGGAMITTRSEIFALTAGADAGAGNDSREAVATATSSILVRGEGQ, from the coding sequence ATGACTATCAATCCGGACCTGCAGGGGCGCAGCTACCCTGCCGCAGAGGTGTACGACGTCGGCCGAGAGAAGATCCGCGAGTTCGCCCGCGCAGTCAAGGCCACCCACCCCGCCCACTTCGACGTGGAGGCCGCCGCAGCGCTGGGGCACAGCGATGTCGTGGCGCCGCCGACCTTCGCGATCATCGTCGCGCAGCGGGCCGACGCCCAGCTGATCGAGGACCCGGACTCCGGCATCGATTTCTCCCGGGTGGTCCATGCGGACCAGCGGTTCATCCACCACCGGCCGATCGTGGCCGGGGACCGGCTGGTCGCCGAACTCCACGTCGACGGGGTCCGCGCGATGGGCGGCGGCGCCATGATCACCACCCGCTCGGAAATCTTCGCACTCACCGCAGGGGCAGACGCGGGCGCCGGAAACGATTCGCGTGAGGCCGTCGCCACAGCCACCTCATCCATCCTGGTCCGCGGAGAGGGACAGTAG
- a CDS encoding metalloregulator ArsR/SmtB family transcription factor — translation MISAAQTPLYEIKANLFKALAHPARIRVLELLSAAPDHSAPVSHLLAETGLEASHLSQHLATLRRHGVVTSSRSANAVTYRLAHPKIAELLAIARTFLLDSLADSNEQLKLAQGLPSEHLSASES, via the coding sequence ATGATTTCAGCAGCCCAGACCCCCTTGTACGAGATCAAGGCCAACTTGTTCAAGGCCCTCGCCCACCCGGCGCGGATCCGGGTCCTTGAGCTGCTGTCGGCCGCGCCGGACCACTCGGCGCCCGTCAGCCACCTGCTGGCCGAGACGGGTCTCGAAGCGTCGCACCTTTCCCAGCACCTCGCCACGCTGCGCCGCCATGGGGTGGTGACCTCGTCCCGGTCCGCCAACGCCGTGACGTACCGGCTGGCGCATCCGAAGATCGCCGAGCTGCTGGCCATCGCCCGGACATTCCTCCTCGACAGCCTGGCCGATTCCAATGAACAGCTCAAGCTCGCACAGGGACTGCCCAGCGAACATCTCAGCGCTTCCGAGTCATGA